A genome region from Ligilactobacillus cholophilus includes the following:
- the wecB gene encoding non-hydrolyzing UDP-N-acetylglucosamine 2-epimerase, producing the protein MKKIKIMTVFGTRPEAIKMAPLVLELQKHPEITAVTTVTAQHREMLDQVLDIFKITPDYDLNIMHGGQTLTDITVEVLSQLREVLQKEKPDMILTHGDTTTTFAASLAAFYEKIAVGHVEAGLRTWNKYSPYPEEMNRQMTDDLTDLYFAPTNQSKQNLLKENHPKDKIFVTGNTAIDALKQTVHESYHHDVLDEINPDNKVILVTMHRRENQGEPMHRVFKAIRQIVDEEPNVEVIYPVHLSPAVQKAAHEELGDDPRIHLISPLDVVDFHNLAAKSNFIMTDSGGVQEEAPALGKPVLVLRDTTERPEGIEAGTLKLVGTNPDDVKKWMKLLLEDQKVYDEMSNAKNPYGDGKASERIVEAIKYYFGLTTEKPNEFK; encoded by the coding sequence ATGAAAAAAATCAAGATCATGACTGTTTTTGGTACTCGACCTGAAGCAATTAAGATGGCTCCTTTAGTACTTGAATTACAAAAACATCCTGAAATTACGGCTGTTACTACTGTTACAGCTCAACACCGTGAGATGCTTGACCAAGTACTTGATATCTTTAAAATTACACCAGATTATGATTTGAATATTATGCATGGTGGGCAAACTTTAACAGATATTACTGTAGAAGTTTTAAGTCAATTACGTGAAGTTTTACAAAAAGAAAAACCAGATATGATTTTGACTCATGGAGATACAACTACAACTTTTGCAGCTAGTTTAGCAGCATTTTATGAAAAAATTGCTGTAGGACATGTTGAAGCGGGATTAAGAACTTGGAACAAATATTCTCCATATCCTGAAGAAATGAATCGTCAAATGACTGATGATTTAACAGATTTATATTTTGCTCCAACAAATCAAAGTAAGCAAAATCTATTGAAAGAAAATCATCCTAAAGATAAGATTTTCGTTACTGGTAATACTGCAATTGATGCTTTGAAACAAACTGTCCATGAAAGTTATCATCATGACGTATTGGATGAAATTAATCCAGATAATAAAGTTATTTTGGTTACAATGCATCGACGTGAAAATCAAGGTGAACCAATGCACCGTGTATTTAAAGCAATTCGACAAATTGTAGATGAAGAACCTAATGTGGAAGTAATTTACCCAGTGCATTTAAGTCCAGCAGTTCAAAAAGCTGCTCATGAAGAATTAGGTGATGACCCAAGAATTCATTTAATTTCTCCATTAGACGTTGTAGATTTCCATAATTTAGCAGCAAAAAGTAACTTCATTATGACTGATTCAGGTGGCGTTCAAGAAGAAGCTCCTGCATTAGGAAAACCTGTTTTAGTACTAAGAGATACAACAGAACGTCCAGAAGGAATTGAAGCAGGTACATTAAAATTAGTTGGCACAAATCCAGACGATGTAAAGAAATGGATGAAGCTACTCTTAGAAGATCAAAAGGTTTATGATGAAATGAGTAATGCTAAAAATCCATATGGTGATGGAAAAGCATCTGAACGAATTGTTGAAGCAATTAAATATTATTTTGGACTTACAACAGAAAAGCCAAATGAATTTAAGTAA
- a CDS encoding aminopeptidase, protein MDMEDFDKKLKKYAELIVRIGVNVQKDQTVILYINIEQQKLAHLIVKEAYQAGAGNVIIKWSDIFSQQEFLKHASEENLNNIPNFKKEEAKYIAENRCCRISVLSEDPDAFSSIDQKRVAAYQAANGKALMPVRKATQNNDLTWTVVGAASLKWAEKVFPNLHGQSAVDRLWEEIFKTCRLDQDDPINAWQKHDANLHAKEDWLNREQFSALHYHSSITDLTVGLPENHVWEGGSSFAASGTKFVANMPTEECFTAPDCRRIDGYVTSTKPLSYAGTIIEDMKFTFKNGKVIKATAKRGQKVLEHLLSIDEGAKSLGEVSLVPDPSPISQSGITFFNTLFDENASDHLALGAAYPFNIKNGTTMSDKELKEKGINFSQTHVDFMMGSQEMNIDGIKKDGTIIPVFRNGDWV, encoded by the coding sequence ATAGATATGGAAGATTTCGATAAAAAATTAAAAAAATATGCCGAATTAATAGTAAGAATTGGAGTAAATGTGCAAAAGGATCAAACTGTAATCTTATATATAAATATTGAACAACAAAAACTAGCACATTTAATTGTTAAAGAAGCATATCAAGCTGGTGCAGGAAATGTAATAATCAAATGGAGTGATATCTTCTCTCAACAAGAATTCTTAAAACATGCAAGCGAAGAAAATTTAAATAATATTCCTAATTTTAAAAAAGAAGAAGCAAAATATATTGCAGAAAATCGTTGTTGTCGTATTTCAGTTCTTTCTGAAGATCCTGATGCATTTAGTTCAATTGATCAAAAAAGAGTTGCTGCATATCAAGCTGCAAATGGAAAAGCATTAATGCCTGTTCGTAAAGCTACTCAAAATAATGATCTAACATGGACAGTTGTTGGTGCAGCTAGCTTAAAATGGGCAGAAAAGGTTTTTCCAAATCTTCATGGGCAATCTGCTGTTGATCGTTTATGGGAAGAAATTTTTAAAACATGTCGCTTAGACCAAGACGATCCAATTAACGCATGGCAAAAGCATGACGCAAACTTACATGCTAAGGAAGATTGGTTAAATCGTGAACAATTTTCTGCTTTACATTATCATTCTTCTATCACTGACTTAACAGTAGGCCTTCCTGAAAATCATGTATGGGAAGGTGGAAGTAGCTTTGCCGCATCAGGAACTAAATTTGTTGCTAACATGCCAACAGAAGAATGTTTTACTGCACCTGATTGTCGAAGAATAGATGGCTATGTTACCTCTACAAAACCTCTTAGTTATGCTGGAACAATAATTGAAGATATGAAATTTACATTTAAAAACGGTAAAGTAATAAAAGCTACAGCAAAAAGAGGCCAAAAAGTCCTTGAACACTTGCTAAGCATAGATGAAGGTGCAAAATCATTAGGTGAAGTTTCTTTAGTTCCAGATCCTTCACCAATTTCTCAGTCAGGAATTACATTCTTTAATACTTTATTTGATGAAAACGCTAGTGATCATCTTGCTTTAGGCGCAGCTTATCCATTTAACATAAAAAATGGAACAACAATGAGCGATAAAGAATTAAAAGAAAAGGGAATTAATTTTAGTCAAACTCATGTTGATTTTATGATGGGATCACAAGAAATGAATATTGATGGAATAAAGAAAGATGGTACAATTATCCCTGTTTTTCGTAATGGCGATTGGGTATAA
- a CDS encoding ABC transporter ATP-binding protein, protein MHKKPMGKPVEKAQNFWGTTWRLLKYMKNQLFAIILVMVVAITAQILQINTPKILGEATTAIFEGVMKGTAMEKAGIAMQHWPIDFEKIGHILLIVSLMYIGSAVLTFIQRIIMNYMSQRTVYNMRKQMKYKMKTVPVSYYDTHSNGDIISRAINDMDNISSTLQQSLMQLVTSVVQIVGTLWLMLTISWKLTLIIVLTVPLSMIAVGFIAPTSQKNFGKQQKHLGLLNNQVEENYAGQNVIKSFNRENQTIEKFEEENEKLYQASWKAQMASGIMMPIMAFISNLSYVAVAIVGGMEVTHGQISLGNVQAMLQYTTSFSQPISQLANLANTIQLTIASAERVFQVLDEKDMTDDPSGLPVEDNPKGLIEFQHVKFGYDDAPILMEDYNLTVKKGEMTAIVGPTGAGKTTIINLLERFYDIKGGSIRLNGKDTRDMKREELRSHFAMVLQDTWLFSGTIWENLKYGREDATDEEILAAAKAAHVDDFVEQLPQGYQTVLDESASNISQGQRQLLTIARAFVANPEILILDEATSSVDTRTEIQIQHAMNKLLENRTSFVVAHRLSTIQDANQIIVMNHGSIVETGTHANLLKKNGFYADLYNSQFEGNVSMD, encoded by the coding sequence ATGCATAAAAAACCAATGGGAAAACCAGTTGAAAAAGCACAAAACTTCTGGGGAACAACTTGGCGTTTATTAAAGTATATGAAGAATCAGCTATTTGCAATTATCCTTGTGATGGTCGTTGCAATTACAGCTCAAATTTTGCAAATTAATACACCAAAAATCTTAGGTGAAGCAACTACTGCAATTTTCGAAGGTGTTATGAAAGGTACCGCGATGGAAAAAGCAGGAATTGCCATGCAACATTGGCCAATCGATTTTGAAAAAATTGGTCATATTTTATTGATTGTTTCATTGATGTATATTGGTTCTGCAGTTTTAACATTTATTCAACGTATTATTATGAACTATATGTCTCAACGGACTGTTTATAATATGCGAAAGCAAATGAAGTATAAAATGAAAACTGTGCCAGTTAGTTACTACGATACACACTCAAATGGTGATATTATCAGTCGTGCTATCAATGATATGGACAATATTTCATCAACTTTACAACAAAGCTTAATGCAATTAGTTACATCTGTAGTTCAAATTGTTGGGACATTATGGTTAATGCTTACAATCAGTTGGAAATTAACATTAATTATTGTTTTAACAGTTCCTTTAAGTATGATTGCAGTTGGTTTTATTGCACCAACTTCACAAAAGAATTTTGGAAAACAACAAAAACATTTAGGTTTACTAAATAATCAAGTTGAAGAGAATTATGCTGGTCAAAATGTGATTAAAAGTTTTAATCGTGAAAATCAAACAATTGAAAAATTTGAAGAAGAAAATGAAAAACTTTATCAAGCATCATGGAAAGCACAAATGGCTTCAGGTATTATGATGCCAATCATGGCTTTTATTAGTAATTTGAGTTATGTAGCGGTTGCAATTGTAGGAGGAATGGAAGTAACTCATGGTCAAATTTCATTAGGTAATGTTCAAGCTATGCTACAATATACAACTAGTTTTTCACAACCGATTTCTCAATTGGCTAACTTGGCAAATACTATTCAATTAACAATTGCCTCTGCAGAACGTGTTTTTCAGGTTTTAGATGAAAAAGATATGACTGATGACCCATCAGGCTTACCAGTAGAGGATAATCCAAAGGGATTGATTGAATTTCAACATGTCAAATTTGGTTATGATGATGCTCCAATTTTAATGGAAGATTATAACTTAACTGTTAAAAAAGGAGAGATGACGGCTATTGTTGGGCCAACTGGTGCTGGTAAAACAACAATTATTAATTTATTAGAACGCTTTTACGATATTAAGGGTGGTTCAATTAGATTGAATGGTAAAGATACACGTGATATGAAACGTGAAGAATTACGTTCACATTTTGCAATGGTGTTACAAGATACTTGGCTTTTCTCAGGTACTATTTGGGAAAATCTAAAATATGGACGTGAAGATGCTACTGATGAAGAAATTTTAGCTGCTGCAAAGGCTGCTCATGTTGATGATTTTGTTGAACAACTTCCACAAGGTTATCAAACTGTATTGGATGAATCAGCTTCAAATATTTCACAAGGGCAAAGACAGCTATTAACCATTGCACGTGCATTTGTTGCTAATCCTGAAATTTTAATTTTGGATGAAGCAACTTCAAGTGTTGATACACGAACAGAAATACAAATTCAACATGCAATGAATAAACTACTAGAAAATCGTACAAGTTTTGTTGTTGCACACCGTTTATCAACAATTCAAGATGCAAACCAAATTATTGTAATGAATCACGGTTCAATTGTGGAAACAGGGACACATGCAAATCTATTAAAGAAAAATGGATTTTATGCTGATCTATATAATTCACAATTTGAAGGAAATGTATCAATGGATTAG
- a CDS encoding ABC transporter ATP-binding protein, which translates to MKKILKNRLPIKMVIGAAFFLAIQVVSTLYLPMLTSDIVNNGIALGDINYIWKIGIEMLICSLISVAAAVFNSYFSAKGSQKLGQNLRSDVYRKVINYSHDEMEQIGTSSLVTRTTNDIMQVQNVALMFMRIMMMAPMMLIVASILAYKKSPTLTLIFVIVLPIIAIIMAIVIRLAGPLFGAMQQKLDKVNVVFREGLTGVRVIRAFRQDDLEQERFDEVNKDYTRNAVKVYNITGIMMPLMTVIMSMTNVGITLWGSHLVSFQVIEVGNMIAFITYASQILMSFVMLSMVFVFVPRAQASAKRLNQVLELTTTIKDADNPVRITDKPSALEFDHVDYRYVDAKKDSLDGINFKMKAGQTLAIIGGTGSGKSTLVNLIPRFYDATKGQVKINDVNVKDCTLHDVHQAVSFVPQKANLFTGTLRENMQYGKQDATDEEIWHALDIAQASDFVKELDGQLDAHVEQGGANFSGGQRQRLAIARALVKEASVYVFDDSFSALDFKTDAKLRQALKKDEKIKKHVVVIVGQRVSTVADADLIVVLDKGNMVGVGTHQELLKNNEIYKAIVNSQIREAKEGVENA; encoded by the coding sequence ATGAAAAAGATTTTAAAAAATCGTTTACCTATAAAAATGGTAATTGGAGCTGCGTTCTTTTTAGCAATCCAAGTTGTAAGTACATTATATTTACCAATGTTAACTTCTGACATTGTTAATAATGGGATTGCATTGGGGGATATTAATTATATTTGGAAAATCGGAATTGAGATGTTGATTTGTTCACTTATTAGTGTTGCAGCTGCTGTTTTTAATAGTTATTTTTCAGCAAAAGGCTCACAAAAATTAGGACAAAATTTACGAAGTGATGTATACCGTAAAGTCATTAATTATTCACATGATGAAATGGAACAAATTGGAACATCATCATTAGTAACACGTACAACAAATGATATTATGCAAGTTCAAAACGTTGCTTTAATGTTTATGCGAATTATGATGATGGCGCCAATGATGTTAATTGTAGCAAGTATTTTAGCGTATAAAAAGAGTCCTACATTAACATTGATTTTTGTAATTGTGTTACCAATTATTGCAATTATCATGGCAATCGTTATTCGACTTGCAGGGCCATTGTTTGGGGCAATGCAACAAAAACTAGATAAAGTTAATGTTGTATTTCGTGAAGGGTTAACAGGTGTACGTGTTATTCGTGCATTTAGACAAGATGATTTAGAACAAGAAAGATTTGATGAAGTAAATAAAGATTATACACGTAATGCTGTTAAAGTATATAACATTACAGGAATTATGATGCCTTTGATGACAGTAATTATGAGTATGACTAATGTTGGAATTACTTTGTGGGGAAGCCATTTGGTTTCATTTCAAGTAATTGAAGTTGGTAATATGATAGCTTTTATTACATATGCTTCGCAAATTTTAATGAGTTTTGTAATGCTTTCTATGGTATTTGTATTTGTACCACGTGCACAAGCTTCAGCAAAACGGTTAAATCAAGTGCTTGAACTAACTACAACAATCAAAGACGCTGATAATCCAGTTCGAATTACAGACAAACCATCAGCTTTAGAATTTGATCATGTTGATTATCGTTATGTAGATGCAAAAAAAGATTCCTTAGATGGAATTAATTTTAAAATGAAAGCTGGTCAAACACTTGCTATTATTGGAGGAACAGGTTCAGGTAAGTCAACCCTAGTTAATTTAATTCCAAGATTTTATGATGCTACAAAAGGTCAAGTAAAAATTAATGATGTAAATGTTAAAGATTGTACTTTACATGATGTTCATCAAGCAGTTTCTTTTGTTCCACAAAAAGCTAACTTATTTACCGGAACATTACGTGAAAATATGCAATATGGAAAACAAGATGCTACAGACGAAGAAATTTGGCATGCACTAGATATTGCACAAGCTAGCGATTTTGTTAAAGAATTAGATGGTCAGCTTGATGCACATGTTGAACAAGGCGGAGCCAACTTCTCCGGAGGACAAAGACAACGTCTAGCAATTGCACGTGCTTTAGTAAAAGAAGCATCAGTTTATGTCTTTGATGATTCTTTCTCAGCTTTAGACTTTAAGACCGATGCTAAATTACGTCAGGCATTGAAGAAAGATGAAAAAATTAAAAAGCATGTTGTTGTAATTGTGGGACAACGAGTTTCAACAGTAGCAGATGCAGATTTAATTGTAGTATTAGATAAAGGAAATATGGTGGGAGTAGGTACTCATCAAGAATTATTGAAAAACAATGAGATTTATAAAGCAATTGTAAACTCTCAAATTCGTGAAGCAAAAGAAGGTGTAGAAAATGCATAA
- a CDS encoding TetR/AcrR family transcriptional regulator, with translation MPKKTFMNLPEEKQQRLLDAGFQEFSRVPADEASINNIIKLAAIPRGSFYQYFEDKFDLHEYIVQLYSQKLKNSWVTLLKTYHGNLFTALPIFFEEFLDELTNEKQVDFWKNTFTSFRNLNLSKKHLETKHLEINHAFIDEVDENLLKIDLSSENLELLRRQIITMMMQSVHCYFFDKRLGNENPREDAIKQFNIMLNWLEYGIRK, from the coding sequence ATGCCCAAAAAAACATTTATGAATTTGCCAGAAGAAAAGCAACAACGTTTATTAGATGCTGGATTTCAAGAATTTTCAAGAGTACCAGCAGACGAAGCGTCAATTAATAATATTATTAAATTAGCTGCGATTCCTCGTGGTAGTTTTTATCAATATTTTGAAGATAAGTTTGACCTTCATGAATACATCGTGCAGTTGTATTCGCAAAAGTTAAAAAATTCGTGGGTTACTTTATTGAAAACATATCATGGAAATTTATTTACAGCATTGCCGATCTTCTTTGAAGAGTTTTTGGATGAATTAACAAATGAAAAACAAGTGGATTTTTGGAAAAATACTTTTACTTCTTTTCGTAATTTAAATCTTTCTAAAAAGCATTTAGAAACGAAACATCTTGAAATAAATCATGCATTTATTGATGAAGTTGATGAAAATCTTTTAAAAATTGATTTGTCATCGGAAAATTTAGAATTATTACGACGACAAATTATTACAATGATGATGCAATCTGTACATTGCTATTTTTTCGATAAGCGACTTGGAAACGAAAATCCACGAGAAGATGCGATTAAACAATTTAATATAATGTTGAATTGGTTAGAGTATGGAATCAGAAAATAA
- the yjeM gene encoding glutamate/gamma-aminobutyrate family transporter YjeM: MGENKVKKITTGALVLMIFSTIFGFANTPVAFMQMGYGAIFWYILGAFLYFLPSSMMYAEYGSALKESKGGIYSWLDASISGKWAFIATFIWLSAWVIWQVMISQKICVTVSTIIFGHDTTGTWHLFGLNSTLTVALVSILGVVAITWLVNHGIDTIAKISSVGGLAVMLLNAVLIISSVVILFKNNFQLAQPIHHISDFATSVNQSFQSPIAMISFMIYAIFAYGGLESMGGVTDSLDKPEKTFPKAIIISTIVIGIGYALNIFLWGISINWNQVVDHPNVNLANITYVLMQNLGIELGQAFGLSTSAALTMGTVFSRVSALGMLCAYLGSFFVLVYSPLKSFIMGSPKSLWPEKVTKLNKNGMPSIALWIQTTIVCVLIASIAIASTLIHQDSKFLFNLLTSMSNVSSTLPYVFLVGAFPFFKKRTDLDRPFEAFHSRKVMLTIVVITCTVLLIANGFTIIQPFLDKDWVSAVATVAGPLGFGTFAYILYTVRSKRANKQNN; this comes from the coding sequence ATGGGCGAAAATAAGGTCAAAAAAATTACAACTGGTGCCTTAGTTTTGATGATTTTTTCTACAATTTTCGGATTTGCTAACACGCCAGTAGCCTTCATGCAAATGGGATATGGTGCTATTTTTTGGTATATCCTAGGTGCATTCTTGTATTTCTTACCAAGTAGTATGATGTATGCTGAATATGGTTCTGCACTTAAAGAAAGTAAGGGTGGAATTTATTCTTGGCTAGATGCATCTATTAGTGGAAAATGGGCATTCATTGCTACATTTATCTGGCTTTCAGCCTGGGTAATTTGGCAAGTAATGATTTCTCAAAAGATTTGTGTTACTGTTTCAACAATTATCTTTGGACATGATACTACTGGTACATGGCACCTCTTTGGACTTAACTCTACTTTAACTGTTGCGTTAGTTTCTATTCTTGGTGTAGTTGCTATTACTTGGTTAGTTAACCATGGTATCGACACAATTGCTAAAATTTCATCAGTTGGTGGTTTAGCAGTTATGTTACTAAATGCTGTATTAATTATTTCAAGTGTAGTTATTTTATTTAAGAACAATTTCCAATTGGCTCAACCAATTCACCACATTTCAGATTTTGCAACTTCAGTTAACCAATCATTCCAATCACCAATTGCAATGATTAGTTTCATGATTTATGCAATCTTTGCTTACGGTGGTTTAGAATCAATGGGTGGTGTTACTGATTCATTAGATAAACCAGAAAAAACATTCCCTAAGGCTATCATTATCAGTACAATCGTTATTGGTATCGGATATGCGTTAAATATCTTCCTTTGGGGAATTTCAATCAACTGGAATCAAGTTGTTGATCACCCTAACGTAAACTTAGCAAACATTACTTATGTATTAATGCAAAACTTAGGTATTGAATTAGGTCAAGCATTTGGATTATCAACAAGTGCAGCTCTTACAATGGGAACTGTATTCTCAAGAGTATCAGCTCTTGGAATGTTATGTGCATACCTTGGTTCATTCTTTGTTTTAGTTTACTCACCATTGAAGTCATTCATTATGGGTTCACCAAAATCATTATGGCCAGAAAAAGTTACAAAACTAAACAAAAATGGTATGCCTTCAATTGCTTTATGGATTCAAACAACAATTGTTTGTGTATTAATTGCAAGTATTGCAATTGCTTCAACATTGATTCACCAAGATTCAAAATTCTTATTTAACTTGTTGACATCAATGAGTAACGTTTCATCAACATTACCATACGTATTCTTGGTAGGAGCATTCCCATTCTTCAAGAAACGTACAGATTTGGATCGTCCATTTGAAGCTTTCCATTCTAGAAAAGTAATGTTAACAATCGTTGTAATTACATGTACCGTTCTTTTGATTGCAAATGGCTTTACAATCATTCAACCATTCCTTGATAAGGATTGGGTATCAGCAGTTGCAACTGTTGCCGGACCATTAGGCTTTGGAACATTTGCATATATTTTATATACTGTACGTTCAAAGCGTGCTAATAAGCAAAATAACTAA
- a CDS encoding DEAD/DEAH box helicase: protein MNNKFKQHFDELGFEKLTPIQEATYEALVNDENVLGVAPTGSGKTLAYALPLLEKLMPQDGTQLLILAPSQELAAQITNVVREWGDLIELHTISLIGGANVKRQIEKLKKHPEIVVGTPGRVLELIEQRKLKLHNLMTAVVDEADEMLADMESMDKIRSILGHAPSQLQLVFFSATKAPIFNDFHKWFGIEPHYIDVSESDDTAGQVTHYLVETPTRKRAEMLRKLANLNGMHALVFFKQVATLKDVYEKLKHHHIAVAELNSTMRQTERQQALAGLKKGKITFILTTDITARGIDIPGLPAVINYDIPKDKVTYIHRAGRTGRMGAPGAVINIGNEHELRNFKQLMDHSELDIQNGFLYNGQIYTERPSKEIQTSHGNSNKKIVVKPTKQITTNDKVKKKKKKKRLRNRKNIGKPKAHHKNK from the coding sequence ATGAATAATAAATTTAAACAACATTTTGATGAGTTAGGTTTTGAAAAATTAACTCCAATTCAAGAAGCTACATATGAAGCATTAGTTAATGATGAAAATGTTCTTGGTGTTGCACCTACAGGATCTGGAAAGACTTTAGCATATGCTTTACCATTACTTGAAAAATTAATGCCACAAGATGGTACGCAACTGCTAATATTAGCTCCATCACAAGAATTAGCTGCTCAAATTACGAATGTGGTACGAGAATGGGGAGATCTAATTGAGCTACATACAATTTCATTAATTGGCGGTGCAAATGTTAAACGACAAATAGAAAAATTAAAGAAACATCCTGAAATAGTAGTTGGAACTCCTGGACGTGTTTTAGAATTAATTGAACAGCGTAAGTTAAAACTACATAACTTAATGACTGCTGTAGTCGATGAAGCTGATGAAATGCTTGCTGATATGGAATCAATGGATAAAATTAGAAGTATTTTAGGACATGCTCCTTCACAACTTCAATTAGTTTTCTTTTCAGCAACAAAAGCACCAATTTTTAATGATTTTCATAAATGGTTTGGGATTGAACCACATTATATTGATGTTTCAGAATCAGATGATACAGCAGGGCAAGTAACACATTATTTAGTAGAAACGCCAACACGAAAGCGTGCAGAAATGTTACGAAAATTAGCTAACTTGAATGGAATGCATGCATTAGTATTTTTTAAGCAAGTTGCCACATTGAAAGATGTATATGAAAAATTAAAACATCACCATATTGCAGTTGCTGAGTTAAATAGTACAATGCGCCAAACTGAGAGACAACAAGCTTTAGCAGGATTAAAGAAGGGGAAAATAACCTTTATTTTAACTACTGATATAACGGCACGTGGAATAGATATTCCAGGGTTACCAGCTGTTATTAATTACGATATTCCTAAAGATAAAGTTACATATATTCATCGTGCTGGACGTACTGGAAGAATGGGGGCACCAGGTGCGGTTATAAATATTGGTAATGAACATGAGTTACGTAATTTTAAACAGTTAATGGATCATAGCGAATTAGATATTCAAAATGGTTTTCTATATAATGGACAAATATATACTGAGCGGCCATCAAAAGAAATTCAAACATCGCATGGTAATAGTAATAAGAAAATAGTAGTTAAACCAACTAAACAAATAACTACAAATGATAAAGTCAAAAAAAAGAAAAAGAAAAAGAGATTACGTAATCGTAAAAATATTGGAAAACCTAAAGCACATCATAAAAATAAATAA
- a CDS encoding amidase encodes MEKQIELLKLAANKLASLVREHKIKSEELIELSLFQIEKLNPKINAVISVFEEQALKQARKLKDYGQPFLGVPLLIKGLGQQLKGMPDTNANKMLKDSKANYTANLIKKAQNAGFIIIGQTNFPEFGLKNITDSELYGKARNPWNLNRNAGGSSGGSAASVASGMVPLALGNDGGGSIRIPAAWNGLIGLKPTRGRITTGPKNWRSWQGASVNFGLTTNVLDTAKLLDVMQDVQTAAVFQCPLFSEGFERAYKHIKENIKIGYILNSPVQTEVSHEAKKAVLSAVKFLQENGFQVEEIKWPTNGKDLMKSYYIMNEAELAASFVSMEKQRNITQRDMELLSWAIYQTGKNITATQYSLALQKWDEAGYLWAKLHEDYPLVLSPTNADVAPLNSTKQTTSFFEDKMKKITKLPPSAQQELIYDQWLNALSLTPFTQQANLTGEPAISLPTYITEEGLPLGIQFQAAKGREDLLLQIAYLFEKNHMFNPNK; translated from the coding sequence ATGGAAAAACAAATTGAATTATTAAAGTTAGCAGCAAATAAACTAGCCTCATTAGTTAGAGAGCATAAAATTAAAAGTGAAGAGTTAATAGAATTAAGTTTATTTCAAATAGAAAAACTAAATCCTAAAATAAATGCAGTAATTTCTGTATTTGAAGAGCAGGCATTGAAACAAGCTAGAAAATTAAAAGACTATGGACAGCCATTTTTAGGTGTACCTTTATTGATAAAGGGATTAGGTCAGCAACTAAAGGGAATGCCTGATACAAATGCAAATAAAATGTTAAAAGATTCAAAAGCAAACTATACTGCTAACTTAATCAAAAAAGCACAAAATGCAGGTTTTATAATTATTGGTCAAACTAATTTTCCAGAATTTGGATTGAAAAATATAACTGATTCAGAATTATATGGAAAAGCAAGAAATCCTTGGAATCTTAATAGGAATGCTGGGGGATCTTCAGGTGGATCAGCTGCAAGTGTGGCAAGCGGAATGGTACCACTAGCTTTAGGAAATGATGGCGGAGGTTCAATTCGTATCCCAGCAGCATGGAATGGATTAATTGGATTAAAGCCTACTCGTGGAAGAATTACAACAGGTCCTAAAAATTGGCGTTCATGGCAAGGTGCCTCTGTAAATTTTGGCTTAACAACGAATGTATTAGATACTGCAAAGTTGCTTGATGTAATGCAAGATGTACAAACTGCTGCTGTTTTCCAATGTCCTTTGTTTTCTGAAGGTTTTGAAAGAGCGTATAAACATATTAAAGAAAATATAAAAATAGGCTATATACTAAATTCTCCTGTTCAAACAGAGGTAAGTCATGAAGCAAAAAAAGCGGTATTGTCTGCAGTTAAATTTTTGCAAGAAAATGGATTTCAAGTTGAAGAAATTAAATGGCCAACAAATGGTAAAGACTTGATGAAATCATATTATATTATGAATGAAGCAGAACTAGCTGCATCTTTTGTTTCAATGGAAAAGCAACGAAACATTACACAAAGAGATATGGAATTACTTAGTTGGGCAATATATCAGACTGGAAAAAATATAACAGCAACCCAATATAGTTTAGCATTACAAAAATGGGATGAGGCAGGTTATTTATGGGCTAAATTACATGAAGATTATCCACTTGTTTTGTCTCCAACTAATGCTGATGTAGCACCATTAAATTCTACAAAACAAACTACATCATTTTTTGAGGATAAAATGAAAAAAATTACGAAGTTACCTCCATCTGCACAACAAGAATTAATCTATGATCAATGGCTCAATGCATTGTCATTAACTCCATTTACACAACAAGCTAATTTAACAGGCGAACCAGCAATAAGTTTGCCTACATATATCACTGAAGAAGGTTTACCGCTTGGAATTCAATTTCAAGCTGCAAAGGGAAGAGAAGATTTATTATTACAAATAGCATATTTATTTGAAAAAAATCATATGTTTAATCCTAATAAATAA